TGAGTCATGTTGATGGCACTTGCTTGGGGTGTCGTATTAGTTGCCTAAATAGATTTTCATAAGGGAAGAACCCAGCGACTGAGCCAAAGATGTGGAGGAGGGAAACTGGTATGTCACTGCTTTATTAACTGTATTATGCGTGCAACTGATTGTTTTTATAGTTCAATCTCTTGAGTTTTAGAATAGCCATCTTGATATTTGTCTGCCATTGACTTTGATACgcggcagcccagaaagctaagCAGTCTTCTTGGTGTGCTTTCTGGCAGTTATTTTACTGTTGGATATGTGGCTCTAGAGCGTTGCTATTGCTGCAGACCAATATATTTTGTATTCATGTTTTCAGGAAATCCCCTCTTTTGGGAAGCTGCTTCTGGGGGTGTTTTGTGACCTTTACAGGCTGTGGCTTACTTGTCTGCTCCAACTGCTCAATCCATTGCAGTagcaataagccctgggacttaAAGAAGAGGTAGTAACTCATGCATTCCAGTATTGCAGAGTTAATGCTTCTTTAGGGAGTAGGCATTGCCATAAGTAGTATAAAAAAGAGCTGTCTAAGATTAAAATACATGTatgcatgcgcacacacacatacacacacacacacacacacacgcatactTAACAGCCTCTGAGGCCCAGGTATTCTAGAATAAATACCTCTACTTAATGAGTCTGAAATCTGGCTGAAATTTACATAGTCCTATGGGGGACAGAGGGTTGCCAGCTCCTACTAGGACCTGAAAAGGAAACTAAGTCTGACCTTAAACTTTATTTTGTCTTAATATTCAGCTACAGACAGTGGTCTTAGTACTTGGAAGGCCTGAATTCTGATCCTGTTACTCCTGCTTGTGAAGCTTGATGGATCTGTGTATCCaggttttgtaattttattttctgtgaaataggAATGCTCTTCCCCATACACTTTTCTTACAGGATTGAGGCAAGAATGGAtttctgaagtgctgaaaaaGATGTAGGTGTAAAATACTGATGTCATTGCAAGCAgttgctgctctgtgctgccaggCTTTAAAATGGTTAGTGTTACTGTTGCAGTTTGTCACCCTAGAGAAAATTGGTAATGTTAAGGCAAATGGAAGGTAAAATAAGGTAGTAGAACTGTGCTGGACCCTTTCTTTGCAGGTGTGTCGAGCACAAGGCATGTTTCAACCAGAGTCCCACTCTTGCCTAATTAAAAGTTGATGTTCAAATTGCACACTTAAAGGTACGGTATCTACTTGtattacataacttttttttagtACCTGGAAAACTTGAAAAGGTACCTGGTTTATGTGTCTGTTGGAACCCTTTTGGGACTGTTATTTACCCTACCCTACTTTACTGCTGCTTAGATGACACAGTTTAGTATTGAGGTTTGATATTCTTCCTAGATAACTTTGCAGAGTTCAAATTCAAGTGAGGGGGGGGTTATTATCAGGGTGTAACTCCTGTCCTAATCCACTTGTCTGCCTTAGATATAAGGCAGATGCTCAGCCTTGGATGCTTCTTGAATTTCTCATCAAGAAAATACAGTCACAATTCTTGCTCTTCCATCCACAGAAAACACAGAtggtttcttttctgtatttactaTAAAATAAATAAGTTACAGCTTGATAATGAAGagctttcaaaagaaagcatGTTTCTGCTTCTGTGATGATGCTGAGAATACTAGAAAACGTACTACTCTCCTTTGCAATAAATTCAATCAGTACATTACCTGTGCATGTGAACTCAGGTTCCGCAGCATCCTTTTAAGAGTTCTTCCTTAATCCCAGCACCCTAACGGAGTTCTGGAGAGTTGACTGTATTTCAAGTTTACAATAAAATCTTTAGTTCTGCATTACTGGAGGGATTAAAAACTGCAGTTGCTATTTGCAAGGACAGTGATGGCTTGAATCTGGGAGATAACCTGTATAGTAGATGTGATATCATGGAGTATGGCAGCACGGAGATAGCTCTTGTTACTCCCAGAGTGAGTTCTTGTCCAACTTGGTCTCTGATAGGAAACTTCAGTAAAATGCTTCATCTGTTGTGGTTTCTCATCCTCCATTCTGCTAGTCATTTGCTGTGCTCAGGGAAAGTACCTGTATGAATGGGATTGTATGGCAATGCAGTTATAAATTAACTCATCTCCAGTGATTACTCCCTGTACCTGAATGCCTGTATGTGCAGACTCTTCAAAACGTTAGAAGAATTGAATGTATCTTTTCATAATGAAGCTGTGGTTGCTTCGTTGATACTCCCTGTGGATAACACTGTAGGGTTTATTTAGCAGTTCTAAACTTGGAAAGAATTTAACTATTATAAATGTTCCTACCTATGCTTTTATGCTTAAATATTAACTGGcctaaaataaaacatcagttttGTTCGTAGGATAGCTGCTTAAAGAAATGATAGTGATTAATGCTTAAAACACTTAAATCTATATTTCGGTAAATTAAGTGGACTTAAGAATGTAAACTATTGGGATCAAGCGTGCCACTTATTtaaataactgctttttttttttttttagggggaatCTGTAAAGTATTTCTTGGACAACTTGGATAAACTTGGAGAACAAGTAagttctttttacttttttttttaatttgttgttgttgagttTTAAGTAGTCTTTGTGATCTCTGGGTTTTAAACAGATGAAATGTAATTAGTGTCTACTCCAATAACTTTAGTTAACTTTGACTATCCCACTATCTCAGCAGTTCATCACTGACATGTCAAAAACACAGGGCAATGCAAGGGCCAAGAGACTTTCTGGAAATAGAAATCCTGTAGAAATTGAGCAAAAAAACAAGTTACAAATGCTTGTCCAGTCAGAAGACTGTTAAAGTAGCACTTCATCACTAATTGATATCCAAAAATAACTGCTTTTGGTTTTACATATTCAGTTAGGAAGACTTAAGTTAAATCAGCGCGCAGATCAGTGGTACTTTTCTGTAGTATctacttcaaaataaatgaacttGGTACagaataaaatctgttttctctgggaaaaaagctgaaatttctgTAGAATACTTTTTGATAGAAATGTTGGTTACTGCTTGAATAATGAAGTTGTATGCCGATGCTCATTAGTCGTGTATTGCAGAAATGGCATGTGGAAAAACTGCCTTTAAAATGGGATGCTAGCTTCAACTCCATGGGGAGGCAGTTTCTCTATGGTCATTTCCAGCTGGTGGCTAACAAATGATGAAGGAATCCAAACCACTTCAATTGAATCCTGTTACATCatgcttaatttaatttttctttttctctttaacagataaaaatttaattttaagccacactatttttctcctttgaactGTCATTTTTCTAAGTAGAGCGCTGGTGACCATCTTGCAGAATGCATACGCTTCCCAGATATCTTGCTTGAGAAATCCAGCACTCATTCTCTGAATTTTGATTTGGTCTTGCATTGTAAGGCAATATGAGAACTGCACTCACTTTAATGAACTGCCAAACTTTCTGCTGATGGTGGATTTCTCATGGTCTTTGAATCCAATGCTGCTTTAGTTTGGAaggtgtttgtggggttttttcccccacacattttcagtcatttgggtaaagatatttgcagctgcttttcaaaGTTATTTATTTAGAAACCTTGGTCCATTCTTTGATTAAAGCGTGAAACTTGAagtcactaatttttttttacatttttatatacatacacacacatattgtAGGTCTGATGTTGCTGTAGGAATGCTGAGCTCTGAATTACAGCTTTTCCAGTTTAAAGTTAGACCAAATGGTGTTGAGATAGAGAGGGATGCTTAAAGATCTGCTGTCACAGAAAATGTTAGATCTTTGTGGAAAAAGTGCTAGCTAAGTTTTGTTACTCAGTGAAAGATTTGATAGGGTCTTCTGGTTTATTCTTATCTACATGCAAGATTTGTCTAATGATTGTTTCCCCAAACTGTATTAATAGGAGTATTTTACTGTTCTTACCTGTTATCTGACACAACTGGGCTGGCCTGCAACTAAATTGCTTATAAACAAATAGACCTGCCATTCATGTGCCTCCTGCTAAAAGGAGGCTGATGATAATAGTGCATAGGGAAAAGAACTTAACATTCAGATTTAATCAGATCGGCAAATAAGAGTAGGTGGCTGGCATATATACGTGGGATCAGCTGGATTCCTTGCAACTGTTTGTTGTTATTTCAACTGCCAGTGCAGACTATATGTATTCAAAATATCTCAGAGAGACATTGCTTTCCATGTTGTGATTGGATCTTATTCATGCCTTAGATTCTAATTTTAACTAGGCAAACAGTGACGTGATAGCCAAAGTTGCTACCTGGTAACCAGAagtcctttaaaagaaaacagactgtaGTGAATTTGAGGAAGGACATAATTCGGGAAGAAAGCACGTCTTCGGAGTCAATATGTATCCTTGGGAAGAGCTgcacagaaaataaaccaaaaaaacaacaaaccttccCCCTGCTCCATGcctgcttcccccccgcccccccccccccccccgcaaaaaaaaaaaaaaaaaaaaaaaaggaagaaggtgaaaaagaaaacGGCCAACATGGAAGATTGGGCGAAGTGTAGAAAAGGAGAGTGTACTTGGGGATGCTTGCAGGAAAAGTACTGATTGACAATGGCGAAACATTGAAAGGGCTTTGAAAATAATACTCGGCACTATCCAAGGAAAATATTCACCTAATGCTGTGGTCTTCAGATATGGAGAATGGGATCAACAGTGAGAAAGGGGTTAGCTCATAATTGCTACAGTGGCAAGCTGCTAGTATTCCAAGGATCTGGGCATGAGGGAGAATACACAATCATCCTTCAAAAAGATAACTAAAATACCAGGAGATTTCTTAGGAATTGTATTTAGTTTCCTGTAGCCAAATGACGGCTGTATACCAAGCACTTGACTTCCAGTGCGCTCATTTGCAGACTGTTGCATCAGGGTAGCCATTATCTGGTATAAAACATGGTAGGTCTTCTGTGCATGTAGAACTTGAAAGCACTTGAAAGGATTTTAATTGTGGTTGCAAGTGtgagaagaattttaaataagTAATACTCGAGAGGGAATTTGTCAGGAATTCTACGGATGAGCTCCTTGTTCTTGAAAGCTTTACTGAATAAACATTAAATGCGAACTCCCAAAAGAGTTTGCTTTGTGCTCTTGTTTCAATATTGAAGGTATATATGGCTTTGCCTATTAtattaattgattttatttatttacttactttagCAGACTTTCTGATTTTGTTCTGAGAACTTGAGACTAATTTCCTGAATAACAGAAATTTATACGTTCCTGTTTGAAAGATGGAATAAGTGTTAAATCTGCAACATTCTTTTGCCTAATTGTTAACAGTCAGATTTGCTCAAAATCCCTTTGCATGTGCCCACTGACATTTGATACAGTCGGTGCTCTATTCCTCCAGTTGCTCTCCTTGTAACAATTTTTGGTAGAAGACACCCAAGATAAATGTAGCAAAATCTTATTACCCTTTAAAGTTGCTTCTTTTAATCAGACAAGGGGGTGGCAGCACGTGCCTGTTGCTCAGTTTGGAGAGAACGTAAGAGAACTGCTTTAGCAGTTCAACTCCCCTGCAGATTTAGGTGGTGCAGGTTTTGGATGTGTAATAGTACTGCAGCAAAAAGTGCAGGGTGGGGAGCCTGTGCTTCAGAGAGCTGCTTTGTAATTCGTGCCATGATAAAAATCGATGCCTTAGTCATGGGCAGCTCGAATAAAGAAACCAGGAACTTCAAACAAAACAGTCTCTCTCTAGCTAGTTTCACTTTTGAGCTTGCATAGTAAAGCAAAGTGGTCCTTGAGTTTTTGGAACATTACGCTCACTTCatcatttttaaaattgctttcttaaAGGCTGTGGATCAAACTTCTGCAGCTGCCTTAAACTTGGAATATAAGTATTTGAATAGCTATGTAGTTGTGGTTTTGTGTCCCCTCCGCCCCAGCTTACTAGTTGAATCAGACTTTCTGGACCGTAGTCTTGTACATCTTTATAAAAGCTCCAAGTCTGGTAGCTGGCACTGTTAAAGGAAGATTGTACATAATTCACTAAGAGGAGACTAAAATTCCAGTTCTGAAACCTAAGTCGTTCTCTCTGAAGTTGTGAGAAATGCTGGAAGAATGTAAGAGTTTCCATAATAAGTGAACAACAAAGCTTTAAACTTCAGCGTCAGCCAGCTGTCTGTTATAGATGCACTTTTTAAATAGCAGAAAGACTTGGACCATGTGCAAAAGTGTAATTCTAAGAATTAAGGAATCCCCAATATGAGTTTTGAATTTCATGCTGTTGAAAGCTGACTAATAAGAATTCGTCTTCCTGGTAGCATTTGCATCCGTTGATGATGACTGTTCATGTAACAGtcaaaaaaaatagtaaaaacgcCCTTACCCTGCTTATTTAATTCTGGGGCAAAAGGCAGCCTGGAGAGCTTCAGGGTGTAGCTGTCTTGGGTGCCCTCCTAGGCTGTACTACTGGGAAGGCAGTGCTGTCCTCAGCTGCCTGTTTCTTCTCCTGTTCTAGTAATTGCACAGAAAGTTTTTGGACAAAATAAGGCTGCACAGGTGTGGCACGCAGATAATAGAAGAGACTTTTTGGACCGATACAGCTGGGTGCAAAACATCCGTGGCACAAACGCAGCAAGTTGcttagcttttgcttttctggcaGACCTGATTGCCTTTAAAATTACTTAGTGGAGCAGCTCTTTTTTCTAGGAGCAGTTGTGCAGTATGCAGGAGAACATGGGAGGAACTGAGTGCACGTAGTTAGAATGGGATACTACCGTGGTTACTGATTTGAGAAACCTGTTTTAGACCCCGTTTGCTGCATTGCAGTGTTGGCAGCCAGCGTGTTTCCCAGCTTTGTGGGAAGAGGGTGAATGAAGCATAAAGTAATCCAGAATGAGGGAGACTGGCATGAGGAATTGATGGTACACCTCTCAGGTTGTTTATGGATCCTTGTTATGTGGCAAATGGAAAGCTTCAGTTCTCTGGGATACATGTTTTGATTTAATATTGCGTGTGTTTCCTGCCTTGGACTCTAGATCTTTCCAAAATGCTTCAGTGTTAGcgtataaatatacatacatgtgtatgttTATTGAAAACCTTGTGCTATTCCTCTGCAAGCTTTTATCTTGATTGCAAGTCAGCTCTGATCACCATGCCTGTGACTTCTATCCTAATCGGcaaactctccttttctttttctttctttttttcttaggatTATCTTCCCTCACAGCAAGATATACTGCTGGCACGAAGACCCACAAAAGGGATTCATGAGTAcgactttgaaataaaaaatgttcctttcaAAATGGTTGATGTAGGTGGCCAAAGGTCAGAACGGAAACGGTGGTTCGAATGTTTCGACAGTGTCACATCAATACTCTTCCTTGTTTCCTCAAGTGAATTTGACCAAGTGCTTATGGAGGATCGGCAAACAAATCGCCTTACAGAATCCCTGAACATTTTTGAAACAATAGTCAACAACCGGGTTTTCAGCAACGTCTCAATCATTCTCTTCTTAAATAAGACGGACTTGCTTGAGGAAAAAGTACAAAAAGTGAGCATCAAAGACTATTTTCCAGAGTTTGAAGGGAATCCCCACTGCTTAACAGATGTCCAAAAATTCCTGGTGGATTGTTTTCGTACTAAACGCCGGGACCAGCAGCAGAAGCCCCTCTACCACCACTTCACCACTGCTATTAACACAGAAAACATCCGGCTAGTTTTCCGTGATGTTAAGGATACCATCCTTCACGACAACCTCAAGCAGCTTATGTTACAGTGATgtgcaaaaagacatttttatttgagtaacttttgtgtgttgttttgttgtttttttttaactagaagtTTACAGCAGGAGTAGAGAAATCCAGATCCTGTCAGACTTCTTGATATGTGGCTAAAAGCTGCTGCTGAACACATTATTGCCAATTTCTGCAGAAATCAGGCTTAATCTCTTCCAGTGTAGCTTCAAGTTGACTCGAGTTGTAATTTTATAGCAGACCTATGTCTAAGTTACCTGTAAAGTGATAAATTTGACCTTTTACAAACATGTATATTATCCTAGAACATTCATTCCACCTTCAGAATTCAAAGTCCAAACTTCAGTGAAATTGTTGCAATTGTTAGACTGTGGCAGTAATTTAAGGGGGGAAGAAACTTTTCATATCTAACTTCATAATGAAGACTGTGATACCATAGCTGACTTACGATTTCTCAGGTCTATTGTTGGTTAGAAATCCCATAAATCACTTGCTGGAATCATCTGTTTGAAGCTAGGATTCCTGCGTGTAACATACTTCCTGTTCAAGTATAAATCTTTGCATGGGGTTTGACTAGGAggtgctttaaaaatacttagatTGGGAGCTTCAGACATATCTGGCAGGAAGTACTAACACAGGCAGAAGTCTAATGACGAGGAATTAGTGAATGGCACAGTACACAGTTTCACTCTATTGCATTGTATGTATGTCTTAGAGCCATGGCAAAGCACAGAGCACTATGATATGGTCCTCTTGAAATTCTGATGTGGGAAGGGGGAGCAAGCTAAACTTGTATTTCTTATCTTCACTAACCAGATGTTACATGTAGGTACCTTACCTGTTCTTGAAGCGCTTTCATATAGCACcggtttatttttactttcttcgtGACTTCTTACAGTGTGCCTCATCTTAATCAGTAAGCATTTGGTGACGGATAGAAGTACTTGCAAACCTAAGTGCCTCCTTGTGTTCTGTCCTCTTACGGTATTTTCAGTGGCCTTATGTGAGCATATGTGTTCCAGCAGAGGCCTTGTGTAGCTGACACCATGAAGATGAATGTTGTCTTCTGAAAAAAGAACATGTCACAGCAGAACGTGTTTCAGCTGATGAGGTTCTTTCTGAGACTTACC
This window of the Accipiter gentilis chromosome 10, bAccGen1.1, whole genome shotgun sequence genome carries:
- the GNA13 gene encoding guanine nucleotide-binding protein subunit alpha-13, whose translation is MADFLPSRSVLSGCFPGCLLTSGEAEQQRKSKEIDKCLNREKTYVKRLVKILLLGAGESGKSTFLKQMRIIHGQDWDRAAREEFRATIYSNVIKGVRVLVDAREKLHIPWGDPANQSNGDTMMAFDTRSVTVVQGMVETAVFLQYLPAIRALWADSGIQHAYDRRREFQLGESVKYFLDNLDKLGEQDYLPSQQDILLARRPTKGIHEYDFEIKNVPFKMVDVGGQRSERKRWFECFDSVTSILFLVSSSEFDQVLMEDRQTNRLTESLNIFETIVNNRVFSNVSIILFLNKTDLLEEKVQKVSIKDYFPEFEGNPHCLTDVQKFLVDCFRTKRRDQQQKPLYHHFTTAINTENIRLVFRDVKDTILHDNLKQLMLQ